In the genome of Flavobacteriales bacterium, the window GGAAGCTACCGGCCATTGAGAAGTTTCCAGGGCAGGACCTATCTCTCACAAACGTATGTACAATGGAAGTACAGGATCACCGATGTGATGGTAATCACACCCGGCCTGCACTGGCAACACCTGACTCTCAACAACAATTCCAGCATTGAACCCCGGATAGGTTTCCGGTGGCAGATGAATGAGAAACATACCCTGAGTGCAGGATACGGCATGCACAGTCAATTACAGATGTACGACATCTATTTTTACGAAACGCCCGTCGGACCGGGGAAAACCGTGCTCACCAATAAAAACCTCGGCTTCAGTAAAAGTCATCAATGGGTCGTTGGGCATAATTTTGCGTTTAGCCGGAAGCTGCGACTGCGTACCGAAATCTACCTTCAAAAGTTGTACAACATTCCGGTGCGAAATGATGGTTCCGGTTCATTCTCCGTCCTCAACCTGGGATCGGAATTCAATGGACTACCCGATGTCGACAGCCTGGCAAACAATGGGAAAGGCACCAACTACGGACTGGAGATTACCCTGGAGCGTTTCTTCAACAAAGGCTTTTATTATCTGGGAACGTTGTCTCTTTTCCGGTCGGAATATGTCGCAGCTGACGACATCAAACGGTCTTCTGCCTACGATGGGCGGTACGTGATCAACTTGTTGGTGGGAAAAGAATTTAACCTCGGCAAACACAAAGTCCTTTCGGTGGATGCACGCGTAACACGGTCCGGAGGAAAACCATACACCCCGTTGGATCTTCAGGCATCCCTGAATGCCGGGGGTGCGGTATTCGATGATTCAAAAGCTTATACGGAACGATTTCCGGATTACTTCAGAACGGACCTGAACCTCAGCTTTCGCATCAATGCCAAAAAGGTAACACACGAATGGGCTTTTGATGTACAGAATATCCTCAACAGCAAAAATATTCTGTTGCTGAATTATGACAGCAGCACCAACCAGGCATTTTACGAATACCAGCTGGGGTTCTTCCCGGTCTTCCAATACCGCATGATGTTCTAAATCCATTGTATGACCAACCCTTCCACCCCGCACAACCCGCACGATCCAAAGCATTCGCCGATACTTCAGCGGATCATCTCAAGCTTCCAACGGACAGAAACGATTATCTCCATCATCCTTTCTACGTTGATTGTTGTGATCGTGATCACGGCGCTGCTTCGTGTGGTGGTGAATGCCTACAACCTCATTCTGGTTGATTTCTTTTCACCTGAAAAAATAGAGTTCGAAGACTACACCGGGGTATTTGGAAAGATCATGACACTGTTGATCTCCCTTGAGTTCATGAACTCCATTCTACGGGTGGTCAAAACGCATGATATAAAAAGGCTCGCTACGGACGTAGTACTCATTGCAGCTCTGGCCTTGTGCAGAAAGCTCATTATTCTGGACTATCATGGTTACGAGGCGCTTCACATTTTCTCATTTGGTTTCATACTCATGTCCCTCGCCATCTTTTACTTTCTGGTGATCGGGCGAAGACAACGTGCCAGACGTTAGCTGTTGACGCGTTGACCACTTAGCTTCTGAAATCATATTGGGTTTGCCGGAATGTTAATACCAGGGCGTTGGGCGAAGGTTGTACCTTCGTCCGATTATGTTCAAAGCATTCTGCTTTGGTATAATATACTGAGCCGATTCCTCAGCTGGTAGCCATTTCAGCTGAGATAAGGGAGGTAGCTTAAAGCTACAGGATAGGCAGACGAAGGTACAACCTTCGCCTAACCCCGAACCGTCGGGTCTGCCTCGCCTTACAAACAGGGAAGCCAAATCTGTAGTCACGGCGAATCATACATACCACCGGTTCATTTTCTTAAGTGGTCAACGCATTAGTTATTAATTATTTGAAATTAGATACATTATTCGCCATCGGCTTTTATTTACAGTTCTTCCAGGGAAGCGGATTCTGCGCAATCGCTAACACGGGCGTCAGAATACCCAGTAGCATGACGTTTAATTTCCAGTATCCAATCAGATATCTCATTCTATCAAACGATTTAAGCGGGCATGACCCAAGAAGATTGCATTTCAATTCAACACCGGATCATTGTAAAAATAGCAGTTAAATTCTTTCCTTTGCAGCCGATAAGGGGGATTCATATTCCTTCTGCCATCGGTAAACGGTGGTGTACTACGAATGTAGGCGTTGTTTATGTGTTTGTTGGTTGGCTTTCTCTGAATTTTATTCCGATGATGTCTTGCCATTTGAATGAAACAAGAATGAGGAAGTATCTTAATCTTTTTAACCATTCACAAAAGTTAGATTACAAAACCGAGATTCTATCCGGTTTAACCGTTGCACTGGCACTGGTGCCGGAAGCTGTTGCCTTCGCTTTAATCGCCGGACTGTCACCCCTTACCGGTTTGTATGCTGCGGTAGTGATGGGATTTGTGACTTCCGTTTTGGGAGGCCGCCCCGGAATGATCAGCGGAGCTACGGGTGCCGTGGCTGTCGTATTG includes:
- a CDS encoding TonB-dependent receptor, with protein sequence TMVYEDRSAQWKSSIHYYLSKKFSQRHQVRIGWIGSQPGLDFDEVTLDSGSYRPLRSFQGRTYLSQTYVQWKYRITDVMVITPGLHWQHLTLNNNSSIEPRIGFRWQMNEKHTLSAGYGMHSQLQMYDIYFYETPVGPGKTVLTNKNLGFSKSHQWVVGHNFAFSRKLRLRTEIYLQKLYNIPVRNDGSGSFSVLNLGSEFNGLPDVDSLANNGKGTNYGLEITLERFFNKGFYYLGTLSLFRSEYVAADDIKRSSAYDGRYVINLLVGKEFNLGKHKVLSVDARVTRSGGKPYTPLDLQASLNAGGAVFDDSKAYTERFPDYFRTDLNLSFRINAKKVTHEWAFDVQNILNSKNILLLNYDSSTNQAFYEYQLGFFPVFQYRMMF
- a CDS encoding phosphate-starvation-inducible PsiE family protein, which gives rise to MTNPSTPHNPHDPKHSPILQRIISSFQRTETIISIILSTLIVVIVITALLRVVVNAYNLILVDFFSPEKIEFEDYTGVFGKIMTLLISLEFMNSILRVVKTHDIKRLATDVVLIAALALCRKLIILDYHGYEALHIFSFGFILMSLAIFYFLVIGRRQRARR